One stretch of Salmo trutta chromosome 7, fSalTru1.1, whole genome shotgun sequence DNA includes these proteins:
- the LOC115196974 gene encoding fibulin-1 isoform X1: MGPGIVILFSLFGVLNGQGGKQISMDECCKDGRARGIDNQDCTAIPLISESTTCRIVQEQCCAAVLEDNICTSGINMAKDQGACDTQFTGSICETKTAKMCCDCCLLGRAAREQGLTCDHSLSLGYQCGLVSRACCDDRSPDVETKISQVSDKDNETLTEKENPLPNNMCTSGVATCAQECVGNSTCACFKGYRLKPDGKNCEDINECLLGASNCRGGEHCINTVGSFRCQREVSCGTGYELMDSNNCKDIDECESGTHNCSPDFECQNTQGSFRCLPKNQCGDGYIQDAMGSCIDINECLAQTEPCRPGQLCMNTMGSFTCQRNSINCGRGYHLNDGGNRCVDIDECKGPDGACAGHGCINLVGSFRCECKIGFIFNSISRVCEDINECRHYPGRLCAHKCENVLGSYKCSCTQGFKLASDGRNCDDLNECESSPCSQECANVYGSYQCYCRRGYQLSDIDGINCEDIDECALPTGGHICSYRCNNTPGSFYCTCPATGYTLAPNGRSCQDVDECVTGTHTCSVTESCFNVQGGFRCLSFECPPNYRQAGEIRARVERSDTIRCVKSCQPNDIGCVLDPVHSVSHTVISLPTFREFTKPEEIVFLRTMSPAYSSPQLSSDIVFDILEGNVQNSFDIVKRQEHGMIVGVVRQVKPLIGSLNMVLKLAMNYVTSGVVSHRNIVNVHIFVSEFWF; encoded by the exons GTGGAAAACAGATCTCAATGGATGAGTGCTGTAAGGATGGTCGGGCTCGGGGCATTGACAACCAGGACTGCACAGCCATCCCTCTCATCTCTGAGTCCACCACATGCAG GATAGTGCAGGAGCAGTGCTGCGCTGCGGTTCTGGAGGACAATATCTGCACCAGTGGCATCAACATGGCCAAAGACCAGGGGGCCTGTGACACACAGTTCACTGGAAGCATCTGCGAGACCAAGActgccaag ATGTGCTGTGACTGTTGTCTGCTGGGCCGGGCTGCTCGCGAGCAGGGTCTGACCTGTGACCACAGCCTGTCTCTGGGCTATCAGTGTGGCCTGGTGTCCCGGGCCTGCTGCGATGACAGATCCCCTGATGTGGAGACCAAAATCTCCCAGG TTTCTGACAAAGACAACGAGACCCTCACTGAGAAGGAGAATCCCTTACCGAATAACATGTGCACCAGCG GAGTAGCGACGTGTGCACAGGAATGTGTGGGCAACAGCACCTGTGCCTGCTTCAAAGGTTACAgactcaaaccagatgggaagaACTGTGAGG aTATAAACGAGTGCCTGCTCGGGGCCAGTAACTGCAGAGGAGGCGAGCACTGCATCAACACAGTGGGGTCATTCCGTTGCCAGAGAGAGGTCAGCTGTGGTACCGGCTATGAGCTCATGGACAGCAACAATTgcaaag ACATTGACGAGTGTGAGTCGGGCACCCACAACTGCTCCCCGGACTTTGAGTGTCAGAACACTCAGGGATCGTTCCGCTGTCTGCCCAAGAACCAGTGTGGCGACGGATACATCCAGGACGCCATGGGCAGCTGCATCG ACATCAATGAGTGTCTGGCCCAGACAGAGCCGTGCCGCCCTGGCCAGTTATGTATGAACACGATGGGCTCCTTCACCTGCCAGAGGAACTCTATCAACTGTGGCCGGGGATACCACCTCAACGACGGCGGCAACCGCTGCGTGG ATATCGATGAGTGTAAGGGTCCTGATGGAGCGTGTGCAGGCCACGGCTGTATCAACCTGGTAGGATCGTTCCGTTGTGAGTGTAAGATTGGCTTCATCTTCAACAGCATCAGCCGCGTCTGCGAAG ATATCAACGAGTGCAGGCACTACCCTGGGCGCCTCTGTGCCCACAAGTGTGAGAATGTCCTGGGGTCCTACAAGTGCAGCTGCACCCAAGGCTTCAAGCTGGCCAGCGACGGCAGGAACTGTGATG ATCTAAATGAATGTGAGAGCAGCCCCTGCAGTCAAGAATGTGCCAACGTGTACGGCTCCTACCAGTGCTACTGTCGCCGTGGCTACCAGCTCAGTGACATAGATGGCATCAACTGTGAAG ACATTGATGAGTGTGCCCTGCCCACCGGGGGTCACATCTGCTCCTACCGCTGCAACAACACCCCTGGGAGTTTCTACTGCACCTGCCCTGCCACCGGCTACACCCTGGCTCCCAACGGACGCAGTTGCCAGG ATGTTGATGAGTGTGTGACAGGGACACACACATGCTCTGTGACAGAGAGCTGCTTCAACGTGCAGGGTGGATTCAGATGCCTGTCATTCGAGTGTCCGCCCAACTACCGCCAAGCAGGGGAGAT CAGGGCGAGGGTTGAGCGCTCAGACACCATCCGCTGTGTGAAGTCGTGCCAGCCCAACGACATCGGCTGCGTCCTGGACCCCGTACACTCCGTCTCCCACACCGTCATCTCCCTGCCTACCTTCAGGGAGTTCACCAAGCCAGAAG AGATCGTTTTCCTGAGAACCATGTCGCCGGCGTACTCCTCCCCCCAACTCAGCTCTGACATTGTCTTCGACATTCTGGAGGGGAACGTCCAGAACTCCTTCGACATCGTCAAGCGACAGGAGCATGGCATGATTGTGG
- the LOC115196974 gene encoding fibulin-1 isoform X2 → MGPGIVILFSLFGVLNGQGGKQISMDECCKDGRARGIDNQDCTAIPLISESTTCRIVQEQCCAAVLEDNICTSGINMAKDQGACDTQFTGSICETKTAKMCCDCCLLGRAAREQGLTCDHSLSLGYQCGLVSRACCDDRSPDVETKISQVSDKDNETLTEKENPLPNNMCTSGVATCAQECVGNSTCACFKGYRLKPDGKNCEDINECLLGASNCRGGEHCINTVGSFRCQREVSCGTGYELMDSNNCKDIDECESGTHNCSPDFECQNTQGSFRCLPKNQCGDGYIQDAMGSCIDINECLAQTEPCRPGQLCMNTMGSFTCQRNSINCGRGYHLNDGGNRCVDIDECKGPDGACAGHGCINLVGSFRCECKIGFIFNSISRVCEDINECRHYPGRLCAHKCENVLGSYKCSCTQGFKLASDGRNCDDLNECESSPCSQECANVYGSYQCYCRRGYQLSDIDGINCEDIDECALPTGGHICSYRCNNTPGSFYCTCPATGYTLAPNGRSCQDVDECVTGTHTCSVTESCFNVQGGFRCLSFECPPNYRQAGEIRCERLLCNQTSECLASPLRITYYHLTFPTNIPVPTNVFRMGPSNTVPGDHVQIAIVGGNEGSFFSAQRVPSGGVMAVVQPITEPQDFELSLEMRLLRHGTTSTYLAKVRVFVVQEHPVMPFQSRE, encoded by the exons GTGGAAAACAGATCTCAATGGATGAGTGCTGTAAGGATGGTCGGGCTCGGGGCATTGACAACCAGGACTGCACAGCCATCCCTCTCATCTCTGAGTCCACCACATGCAG GATAGTGCAGGAGCAGTGCTGCGCTGCGGTTCTGGAGGACAATATCTGCACCAGTGGCATCAACATGGCCAAAGACCAGGGGGCCTGTGACACACAGTTCACTGGAAGCATCTGCGAGACCAAGActgccaag ATGTGCTGTGACTGTTGTCTGCTGGGCCGGGCTGCTCGCGAGCAGGGTCTGACCTGTGACCACAGCCTGTCTCTGGGCTATCAGTGTGGCCTGGTGTCCCGGGCCTGCTGCGATGACAGATCCCCTGATGTGGAGACCAAAATCTCCCAGG TTTCTGACAAAGACAACGAGACCCTCACTGAGAAGGAGAATCCCTTACCGAATAACATGTGCACCAGCG GAGTAGCGACGTGTGCACAGGAATGTGTGGGCAACAGCACCTGTGCCTGCTTCAAAGGTTACAgactcaaaccagatgggaagaACTGTGAGG aTATAAACGAGTGCCTGCTCGGGGCCAGTAACTGCAGAGGAGGCGAGCACTGCATCAACACAGTGGGGTCATTCCGTTGCCAGAGAGAGGTCAGCTGTGGTACCGGCTATGAGCTCATGGACAGCAACAATTgcaaag ACATTGACGAGTGTGAGTCGGGCACCCACAACTGCTCCCCGGACTTTGAGTGTCAGAACACTCAGGGATCGTTCCGCTGTCTGCCCAAGAACCAGTGTGGCGACGGATACATCCAGGACGCCATGGGCAGCTGCATCG ACATCAATGAGTGTCTGGCCCAGACAGAGCCGTGCCGCCCTGGCCAGTTATGTATGAACACGATGGGCTCCTTCACCTGCCAGAGGAACTCTATCAACTGTGGCCGGGGATACCACCTCAACGACGGCGGCAACCGCTGCGTGG ATATCGATGAGTGTAAGGGTCCTGATGGAGCGTGTGCAGGCCACGGCTGTATCAACCTGGTAGGATCGTTCCGTTGTGAGTGTAAGATTGGCTTCATCTTCAACAGCATCAGCCGCGTCTGCGAAG ATATCAACGAGTGCAGGCACTACCCTGGGCGCCTCTGTGCCCACAAGTGTGAGAATGTCCTGGGGTCCTACAAGTGCAGCTGCACCCAAGGCTTCAAGCTGGCCAGCGACGGCAGGAACTGTGATG ATCTAAATGAATGTGAGAGCAGCCCCTGCAGTCAAGAATGTGCCAACGTGTACGGCTCCTACCAGTGCTACTGTCGCCGTGGCTACCAGCTCAGTGACATAGATGGCATCAACTGTGAAG ACATTGATGAGTGTGCCCTGCCCACCGGGGGTCACATCTGCTCCTACCGCTGCAACAACACCCCTGGGAGTTTCTACTGCACCTGCCCTGCCACCGGCTACACCCTGGCTCCCAACGGACGCAGTTGCCAGG ATGTTGATGAGTGTGTGACAGGGACACACACATGCTCTGTGACAGAGAGCTGCTTCAACGTGCAGGGTGGATTCAGATGCCTGTCATTCGAGTGTCCGCCCAACTACCGCCAAGCAGGGGAGAT TCGTTGTGAACGCTTGCTTTGCAATCAGACTAGCGAGTGCCTGGCCTCGCCTCTGAGAATAACCTACTACCACCTCACCTTTCCCACCAACATCCCTGTGCCAACTAACGTCTTTCGCATGGGCCCGTCCAACACCGTGCCCGGAGACCACGTCCAGATTGCCATCGTCGGCGGCAACGAGGGCAGCTTCTTCAGCGCTCAGAGAGTACCCTCTGGTGGTGTGATGGCTGTGGTGCAGCCCATCACTGAGCCGCAGGACTTTGAGCTGTCTCTGGAGATGAGACTGCTGCGTCATGGCACCACCAGCACCTACCTAGCCAAAGTCCGTGTGTTTGTTGTCCAGGAGCACCCAGTAATGccgttccagagtagagagtag